One part of the Arabidopsis thaliana chromosome 1 sequence genome encodes these proteins:
- the ALDH5F1 gene encoding aldehyde dehydrogenase 5F1 (aldehyde dehydrogenase 5F1 (ALDH5F1); FUNCTIONS IN: 3-chloroallyl aldehyde dehydrogenase activity, NAD or NADH binding, copper ion binding, succinate-semialdehyde dehydrogenase activity; INVOLVED IN: in 6 processes; LOCATED IN: mitochondrion, chloroplast, mitochondrial matrix; EXPRESSED IN: 23 plant structures; EXPRESSED DURING: 13 growth stages; CONTAINS InterPro DOMAIN/s: Aldehyde/histidinol dehydrogenase (InterPro:IPR016161), Aldehyde dehydrogenase (InterPro:IPR015590), Aldehyde dehydrogenase, N-terminal (InterPro:IPR016162), Aldehyde dehydrogenase, conserved site (InterPro:IPR016160), Succinic semialdehyde dehydrogenase (InterPro:IPR010102); BEST Arabidopsis thaliana protein match is: aldehyde dehydrogenase 2B4 (TAIR:AT3G48000.1); Has 62487 Blast hits to 62143 proteins in 3037 species: Archae - 481; Bacteria - 36218; Metazoa - 2614; Fungi - 2131; Plants - 1502; Viruses - 0; Other Eukaryotes - 19541 (source: NCBI BLink).) gives MVIGAAARVAIGGCRKLISSHTSLLLVSSQCRQMSMDAQSVSEKLRSSGLLRTQGLIGGKWLDSYDNKTIKVNNPATGEIIADVACMGTKETNDAIASSYEAFTSWSRLTAGERSKVLRRWYDLLIAHKEELGQLITLEQGKPLKEAIGEVAYGASFIEYYAEEAKRVYGDIIPPNLSDRRLLVLKQPVGVVGAITPWNFPLAMITRKVGPALASGCTVVVKPSELTPLTALAAAELALQAGVPPGALNVVMGNAPEIGDALLTSPQVRKITFTGSTAVGKKLMAAAAPTVKKVSLELGGNAPSIVFDDADLDVAVKGTLAAKFRNSGQTCVCANRVLVQDGIYDKFAEAFSEAVQKLEVGDGFRDGTTQGPLINDAAVQKVETFVQDAVSKGAKIIIGGKRHSLGMTFYEPTVIRDVSDNMIMSKEEIFGPVAPLIRFKTEEDAIRIANDTIAGLAAYIFTNSVQRSWRVFEALEYGLVGVNEGLISTEVAPFGGVKQSGLGREGSKYGMDEYLEIKYVCLGDMNRH, from the exons ATGGTAATAGGAGCAGCAGCGCGTGTAGCCATCGGCGGTTGTCGAAAGCTCATCTCGTCACATACCTCCCTCCTCCTCGTCTCTTCTCAGTGTCGCCAG ATGAGTATGGACGCACAAAGCGTTTCTGAAAAGCTTAGGAGTTCTGGTCTATTACGAACTCAAGGTCTAATTGGAGGCAAGTGGCTTGACTCGTATGACAATAAGACAATCAAG GTTAACAATCCAGCAACCGGTGAAATTATAGCTGATGTTGCATGTATGGGAACAAAAGAGACAAATGATGCTATTGCTTCTTCTTATGAAGCATTTACTT CTTGGAGCAGATTGACTGCTGGAGAGAGGAGTAAAGTTTTACGGAGATG GTATGACCTCCTGATTGCACACAAGGAAGAACTTGGACAACTTATAACTTTGGAGCAAGGAAAACCACTCAAGGAAGCCATCGGAGAG GTAGCATATGGGGCAAGTTTTATTGAGTACTATGCGGAGGAGGCAAAACGTGTATATGGTGATATAATTCCTCCGAATCTGTCTGATCGCCGACTGTTGGTTCTAAAACAG CCTGTCGGTGTTGTTGGTGCAATTACCCCTTGGAACTTCCCCTTAGCCATGATTACTCGGAAG GTCGGCCCTGCTCTTGCTTCTGGATGCACGGTGGTTGTTAAACCATCTGAACTTACGCCCCTAACAGCACTTGCTGCGGCTGAACTTGCACTTCAAGCTGGAGTTCCTCCG GGGGCACTTAATGTGGTCATGGGAAATGCTCCTGAAATTGGGGATGCTTTGCTTACGAGTCCACAG GTGAGAAAAATCACGTTCACGGGATCAACAGCAGTTGGGAAGAAGTTGATGGCAGCTGCTGCACCTACCGTCAAGAAG GTTTCTCTAGAACTTGGCGGCAACGCACCCTCTATAGTATTTGATGATGCAGACCTGGATGTAGCTGTAAAAGGAACG CTTGCAGCGAAATTTAGGAATAGTGGTCAGACATGTGTTTGTGCGAACAGAGTACTTGTGCAAGATG GTATCTATGATAAATTTGCTGAGGCCTTTTCTGAAGCGGTTCAAAAATTAGAAGTAGGAGATGGGTTTAGGGATGGGACAACCCAG GGTCCACTTATAAATGATGCAGCAGTGCAAAAG GTAGAGACATTTGTACAAGATGCTGTTTCTAAG GGAGCAAAAATCATCATTGGTGGCAAAAGGCACAGTCTAGGGATGACTTTCTATGAGCCTACTGTTATCCGCGATGTTTCGGATAACATGATCATGTCTAA GGAGGAGATTTTTGGACCTGTAGCTCCCCTTATTCGGTTCAAAACCGAGGAGGACGCTATCAGAATTGCTAATGACACAATTGCAG GACTTGCTGCTTATATATTCACAAACAGTGTCCAAAGATCTTGGCGTGTATTTGAAGCACTTGAATATGGACTTGTAGGGGTGAACGAAGGACTCATATCAACAGAG GTGGCTCCATTCGGGGGAGTGAAGCAGTCTGGTCTTGGAAGGGAAGGATCCAAGTATGGTATGGACGAATACCTTGAG ATCAAATACGTATGCTTGGGAGATATGAATAGACActga
- the GA2 gene encoding Terpenoid cyclases/Protein prenyltransferases superfamily protein (GA REQUIRING 2 (GA2); FUNCTIONS IN: ent-kaurene synthase activity; INVOLVED IN: gibberellin biosynthetic process, gibberellic acid mediated signaling pathway; LOCATED IN: chloroplast stroma, chloroplast, plastid; EXPRESSED IN: 25 plant structures; EXPRESSED DURING: 13 growth stages; CONTAINS InterPro DOMAIN/s: Terpene synthase, metal-binding domain (InterPro:IPR005630), Terpenoid synthase (InterPro:IPR008949), Terpenoid cylases/protein prenyltransferase alpha-alpha toroid (InterPro:IPR008930), Terpene synthase-like (InterPro:IPR001906); BEST Arabidopsis thaliana protein match is: terpene synthase 04 (TAIR:AT1G61120.1); Has 2032 Blast hits to 2016 proteins in 248 species: Archae - 0; Bacteria - 69; Metazoa - 0; Fungi - 62; Plants - 1897; Viruses - 0; Other Eukaryotes - 4 (source: NCBI BLink).): protein MSINLRSSGCSSPISATLERRLDSEVQTRANNVSFEQTKEKIRKMLEKVELSVSAYDTSWVAMVPSPSSQNAPLFPQCVKWLLDNQHEDGSWGLDNHDHQSLKKDVLSSTLASILALKKWGIGERQINKGLQFIELNSALVTDETIQKPTGFDIIFPGMIKYARDLNLTIPLGSEVVDDMIRKRDLDLKCDSEKFSKGREAYLAYVLEGTRNLKDWDLIVKYQRKNGSLFDSPATTAAAFTQFGNDGCLRYLCSLLQKFEAAVPSVYPFDQYARLSIIVTLESLGIDRDFKTEIKSILDETYRYWLRGDEEICLDLATCALAFRLLLAHGYDVSYDPLKPFAEESGFSDTLEGYVKNTFSVLELFKAAQSYPHESALKKQCCWTKQYLEMELSSWVKTSVRDKYLKKEVEDALAFPSYASLERSDHRRKILNGSAVENTRVTKTSYRLHNICTSDILKLAVDDFNFCQSIHREEMERLDRWIVENRLQELKFARQKLAYCYFSGAATLFSPELSDARISWAKGGVLTTVVDDFFDVGGSKEELENLIHLVEKWDLNGVPEYSSEHVEIIFSVLRDTILETGDKAFTYQGRNVTHHIVKIWLDLLKSMLREAEWSSDKSTPSLEDYMENAYISFALGPIVLPATYLIGPPLPEKTVDSHQYNQLYKLVSTMGRLLNDIQGFKRESAEGKLNAVSLHMKHERDNRSKEVIIESMKGLAERKREELHKLVLEEKGSVVPRECKEAFLKMSKVLNLFYRKDDGFTSNDLMSLVKSVIYEPVSLQEESLT, encoded by the exons ATGTCTATCAACCTTCGCTCCTCCGGTTGTTCGTCTCCGATCTCAG CTACTTTGGAACGGAGATTGGACTCAGAAGTACAGACAAGAGCTAACAATGTg AGCTTTGAGCAAACAAAGGAGAAGATTAGGAAGATGTTGGAGAAAGTGGAGCTTTCTGTTTCGGCCTACGATACTAGTTGGGTAGCAATGGTTCCATCACCGAGCTCCCAAAATGCTCCACTTTTCCCACAGTGTGTGAAATGGTTATTGGATAATCAACATGAAGATGGATCTTGGGGACTTGATAACCATGACCATCAATCTCTTAAGAAGGATGTGTTATCATCTACACTGGCTAGTATCCTCGCGTTAAAGAAGTGGGGAATTGGTGAAAGACAAATAAACAAGG GTCTCCAGTTTATTGAGCTGAATTCTGCATTAGTCACTGATGAAACCATACAGAAACCAACAGGGTTTGATATTATATTTCCTGGGATGATTAAATATGCTAGAGATTTGAATCTGACGATTCCATTGGGCTCAGAAGTGGTGGATGACATGATACGAAAAAGAGATCTGGATCTTAAATG TGATAGTGAAAAGTTTTCAAAGGGAAGAGAAGCATATCTGGCCTATGTTTTAGAGGGGACAAGAAACCTAAAAGATTGGGATTTGATAGTCAAATATCAAAGGAAAAATGGGTCACTGTTTGATTCTCCAGCCACAACAGCAGCTGCTTTTACTCAGTTTGGGAATGATGGTTGTCTCCGTTATCTCTGTTCTCTCCTTCAGAAATTCGAGGCTGCAG TTCCTTcagtttatccatttgatcaATATGCACGCCTTAGTATAATTGTCACTCTTGAAAGCTTAGGAATTGATAGAGATTTCAAAACCGAAATCAAAAGCATATTGGATGAAACCTATAG ATATTGGCTTCGTGGGGATGAAGAAATATGTTTGGACTTGGCCACTTGTGCTTTGGCTTTTCGATTATTGCTTGCTCATGGCTATGATGTGTCTTACG ATCCGCTAAAACCATTTGCAGAAGAATCTGGTTTCTCTGATACTTTGGAAGGATATGTTAAGAATACGTTTTCTGTGTTAGAATTATTTAAGGCTGCTCAAAGTTATCCACATGAATCAGCTTTGAAGAAGCAGTGTTGTTGGACTAAACAATATCTGGAGATGGAATTGTCCAGCTGGGTTAAGACCTCTGTTCGAGATAAATACCTCAAGAAAGAG GTCGAGGATGCTCTTGCTTTTCCCTCCTATGCAAGCCTAGAAAGATCAGATCACAGGAGAAAAATACTCAATGGTTCTGCTGTGGAAAACACCAGAGTTACAAAAACCTCATATCG TTTGCACAATATTTGCACCTCTGATATCCTGAAGTTAGCTGTGGATGACTTCAATTTCTGCCAGTCCATACACCGTGAAGAAATGGAACGTCTTGATAG GTGGATTGTGGAGAATAGATTGCAGGAACTGAAATTTGCCAGACAGAAGCTGGCTTACTGTTATTTCTCTGGGGCTGCAACTTTATTTTCTCCTGAACTATCTGATGCTCGTATATCGTGGGCCAAAGGTGGAGTACTTACAACGGTTGTAGACGACTTCTTTGATGTTGGAGGGTCCAAAGAAGAACTGGAAAACCTCATACACTTGGTCGAAAA GTGGGATTTGAACGGTGTTCCTGAGTACAGCTCAGAACATGTTGAGATCATATTCTCAGTTCTAAGGGACACCATTCTCGAAACAGGAGACAAAGCATTCACCTATCAAGGACGCAATGTGACACACCACATTGTGAAAATT TGGTTGGATCTGCTCAAGTCTATGTTGAGAGAAGCCGAGTGGTCCAGTGACAAGTCAACACCAAGCTTGGAGGATTACATGGAAAATGCGTACATATCATTTGCATTAGGACCAATTGTCCTCCCAGCTACCTATCTGATCGGACCTCCACTTCCAGAGAAGACAGTCGATAGCCACCAATATAATCAGCTCTACAAGCTCGTGAGCACTATGGGTCGTCTTCTAAATGACATACAAGGTTTTAAG AGAGAAAGCGCGGAAGGGAAGCTGAATGCGGTTTCATTGCACATGAAACACGAGAGAGACAATCGCAGCAAAGAAGTGATCATAGAATCGATGAAAGGTTtagcagagagaaagagggaaGAATTGCATAAGCTAGTTTTGGAGGAGAAAGGAAGTGTGGTTCCAAGGGAATGCAAAGAAGCGTTCTTGAAAATGAGCAAAGTGTTGAACTTATTTTACAGGAAGGACGATGGATTCACATCAAATGATCTGATGAGTCTTGTTAAATCAGTGATCTACGAGCCTGTTAGCTTACAGGAAGAATCTTTAACTTGA
- the ALIS5 gene encoding ALA-interacting subunit 5 (ALA-interacting subunit 5 (ALIS5); INVOLVED IN: biological_process unknown; LOCATED IN: chloroplast thylakoid lumen, plasma membrane, membrane; EXPRESSED IN: 12 plant structures; EXPRESSED DURING: L mature pollen stage, M germinated pollen stage, 4 anthesis, petal differentiation and expansion stage; CONTAINS InterPro DOMAIN/s: Protein of unknown function DUF284, transmembrane eukaryotic (InterPro:IPR005045); BEST Arabidopsis thaliana protein match is: LEM3 (ligand-effect modulator 3) family protein / CDC50 family protein (TAIR:AT1G16360.1); Has 30201 Blast hits to 17322 proteins in 780 species: Archae - 12; Bacteria - 1396; Metazoa - 17338; Fungi - 3422; Plants - 5037; Viruses - 0; Other Eukaryotes - 2996 (source: NCBI BLink).) — protein MSSTAASSTVGGGGSSEISGVKKTSKRPKYSRFTQQELPACKPILTPRWVILTFLVAGVVFIPLGVICLFASQGVVEIVDRYDTDCIPTSSRNNMVAYIQGEGDKICKRTITVTKAMKHPVYVYYQLENFYQNHRRYVKSRNDAQLRSPKEEHDVKTCAPEDNVGGEPIVPCGLVAWSLFNDTYSFSRNSQQLLVNKKGISWKSDRENKFGKNVFPKNFQKGAPIGGGTLNISKPLSEQEDLIVWMRTAALPTFRKLYGKIETDLHAGDTITVLLQNNYNTYSFNGQKKLVLSTTSWLGGRNDFLGIAYLTVGSICLFLAVTFAVLYLVKPRQLGDPSYLSWNRSAGGLQ, from the exons ATGAGTTCCACCGCGGCATCTTCCACCGTCGGAGGAGGCGGATCGTCTGAGATTTCCGGTGTCAAAAAAACCTCCAAGCGACCAAAAT ATTCTAGGTTTACTCAGCAAGAGCTTCCAGCGTGCAAGCCAATTCTTACTCCAAGATGG GTGATCTTGACATTTCTTGTCGCTGGGGTTGTCTTCATTCCCCTTGGAGTGATCTGCTTATTTGCTTCTCAGGGA GTAGTCGAGATTGTTGATCGATATGACACAGACTGTATTCCAACATCTTCTAGAAACAACATGGTCGCTTACATACAGGGTGAAGGAGATAAGATCTGTAAGAGAACAATAACG gTGACAAAAGCTATGAAGCATCCTGTCTATGTATACTACCAACTTGAGAATTTCTACCAAAACCATAGACG GTATGTGAAAAGTCGAAACGATGCACAACTAAGAAGTCCAAAAGAAGAGCATGATGTGAAGACCTGTGCACCTGAGGATAATGTGGGTGGAGAACCAATTGTGCCATGTGGTCTTGTTGCTTGGAGTTTGTTCAACGATACTTATAGCTTTTCAAGAAATAGCCAACAACTTCTTGTGAATAAGAAAGGTATCTCATGGAAGAGTGACAGAGAAAACAagtttgggaaaaatgtcTTCCCTAAAAATTTTCAGAAAGGAGCACCAATAGGCGGTGGAACTCTTAATATTTCTAAACCG TTGAGTGAGCAAGAAGACCTCATAGTCTGGATGCGAACCGCGGCTTTGCCAACGTTTAGGAAGCTGTATGGGAAGATTGAGACAGACCTACACGCGGGTGATACCATAACGGTCTTGTTGCAGAACAACTACAACACTTACAGCTTCAATGGGCAGAAGAAGCTAGTGCTGTCAACAACTAGCTGGCTCGGCGGAAGGAATGATTTCCTCGGGATTGCTTATCTGACTGTAGGCAGTATTTGCTTGTTCTTGGCTGTTACATTTGCCGTATTGTATCTAGTTAAGCCAAG GCAACTCGGAGACCCCTCGTACCTTTCGTGGAACAGAAGTGCTGGAGGTTTACAGTAA
- the ALIS5 gene encoding ALA-interacting subunit 5 (ALA-interacting subunit 5 (ALIS5); INVOLVED IN: biological_process unknown; LOCATED IN: chloroplast thylakoid lumen, plasma membrane, membrane; EXPRESSED IN: 12 plant structures; EXPRESSED DURING: L mature pollen stage, M germinated pollen stage, 4 anthesis, petal differentiation and expansion stage; CONTAINS InterPro DOMAIN/s: Protein of unknown function DUF284, transmembrane eukaryotic (InterPro:IPR005045); BEST Arabidopsis thaliana protein match is: LEM3 (ligand-effect modulator 3) family protein / CDC50 family protein (TAIR:AT1G16360.1); Has 35333 Blast hits to 34131 proteins in 2444 species: Archae - 798; Bacteria - 22429; Metazoa - 974; Fungi - 991; Plants - 531; Viruses - 0; Other Eukaryotes - 9610 (source: NCBI BLink).), translating to MFHSYLKVVEIVDRYDTDCIPTSSRNNMVAYIQGEGDKICKRTITVTKAMKHPVYVYYQLENFYQNHRRYVKSRNDAQLRSPKEEHDVKTCAPEDNVGGEPIVPCGLVAWSLFNDTYSFSRNSQQLLVNKKGISWKSDRENKFGKNVFPKNFQKGAPIGGGTLNISKPLSEQEDLIVWMRTAALPTFRKLYGKIETDLHAGDTITVLLQNNYNTYSFNGQKKLVLSTTSWLGGRNDFLGIAYLTVGSICLFLAVTFAVLYLVKPRQLGDPSYLSWNRSAGGLQ from the exons ATGTTTCATTCATACTTGAAGGTAGTCGAGATTGTTGATCGATATGACACAGACTGTATTCCAACATCTTCTAGAAACAACATGGTCGCTTACATACAGGGTGAAGGAGATAAGATCTGTAAGAGAACAATAACG gTGACAAAAGCTATGAAGCATCCTGTCTATGTATACTACCAACTTGAGAATTTCTACCAAAACCATAGACG GTATGTGAAAAGTCGAAACGATGCACAACTAAGAAGTCCAAAAGAAGAGCATGATGTGAAGACCTGTGCACCTGAGGATAATGTGGGTGGAGAACCAATTGTGCCATGTGGTCTTGTTGCTTGGAGTTTGTTCAACGATACTTATAGCTTTTCAAGAAATAGCCAACAACTTCTTGTGAATAAGAAAGGTATCTCATGGAAGAGTGACAGAGAAAACAagtttgggaaaaatgtcTTCCCTAAAAATTTTCAGAAAGGAGCACCAATAGGCGGTGGAACTCTTAATATTTCTAAACCG TTGAGTGAGCAAGAAGACCTCATAGTCTGGATGCGAACCGCGGCTTTGCCAACGTTTAGGAAGCTGTATGGGAAGATTGAGACAGACCTACACGCGGGTGATACCATAACGGTCTTGTTGCAGAACAACTACAACACTTACAGCTTCAATGGGCAGAAGAAGCTAGTGCTGTCAACAACTAGCTGGCTCGGCGGAAGGAATGATTTCCTCGGGATTGCTTATCTGACTGTAGGCAGTATTTGCTTGTTCTTGGCTGTTACATTTGCCGTATTGTATCTAGTTAAGCCAAG GCAACTCGGAGACCCCTCGTACCTTTCGTGGAACAGAAGTGCTGGAGGTTTACAGTAA
- the APL gene encoding Homeodomain-like superfamily protein (ALTERED PHLOEM DEVELOPMENT (APL); CONTAINS InterPro DOMAIN/s: Myb, DNA-binding (InterPro:IPR014778), Homeodomain-like (InterPro:IPR009057), Myb-like DNA-binding domain, SHAQKYF class (InterPro:IPR006447), Homeodomain-related (InterPro:IPR012287), HTH transcriptional regulator, Myb-type, DNA-binding (InterPro:IPR017930); BEST Arabidopsis thaliana protein match is: Homeodomain-like superfamily protein (TAIR:AT3G12730.1); Has 1662 Blast hits to 1649 proteins in 60 species: Archae - 0; Bacteria - 0; Metazoa - 0; Fungi - 2; Plants - 1644; Viruses - 0; Other Eukaryotes - 16 (source: NCBI BLink).), protein MFHAKKPSSMNGSYENRAMCVQGDSGLVLTTDPKPRLRWTVELHERFVDAVAQLGGPDKATPKTIMRVMGVKGLTLYHLKSHLQKFRLGKQPHKEYGDHSTKEGSRASAMDIQRNVASSSGMMSRNMNEMQMEVQRRLHEQLEVQRHLQLRIEAQGKYMQSILERACQTLAGENMAAATAAAAVGGGYKGNLGSSSLSAAVGPPPHPLSFPPFQDLNIYGNTTDQVLDHHNFHHQNIENHFTGNNAADTNIYLGKKRPNPNFGNDVRKGLLMWSDQDHDLSANQSIDDEHRIQIQMATHVSTDLDSLSEIYERKSGLSGDEGNNGGKLLERPSPRRSPLSPMMNPNGGLIQGRNSPFG, encoded by the exons atgttCCATGCTAAGAAACCTTCAAGTATGAATGGTTCATATGAGAACAGAGCTATGTGCGTTCAAGGCGATTCAGGCCTTGTCCTCACCACCGACCCTAAACCGCGTTTGCGTTGGACCGTCGAACTCCACGAGCGTTTTGTGGACGCCGTCGCTCAGCTCGGCGGCCCCGACA AAGCGACCCCAAAGACGATTATGAGAGTTATGGGTGTGAAGGGTCTTACTCTTTACCACCTAAAGAGCCATCTTCAG AAATTCAGGCTTGGAAAGCAGCCGCACAAGGAGTACGGAGATCACTCCACAAAGGAAGGTTCAAGAG CTTCTGCCATGGATATTCAGCGCAAcgtagcttcttcttctggcaTGATGAGTCGCAACATGAATGA GATGCAAATGGAAGTGCAGAGAAGGTTGCATGAACAGCTAGAG GTGCAAAGACATCTGCAACTGAGGATTGAAGCACAAGGAAAGTACATGCAATCTATCTTGGAGAGAGCTTGCCAAACCCTAGCCGGTGAGAACATGGCAGCCGCCACCGCAGCAGCCGCCGTCGGAGGAGGATACAAGGGTAATCTGGGAAGTTCGAGTCTTTCAGCAGCGGTGGGCCCACCTCCTCATCCTCTTAGTTTCCCGCCGTTTCAAGACCTAAACATCTATGGAAACACAACCGACCAAGTCCTCGACCATCACAACTTCCATCATCAAAACATAGAGAACCATTTCACGGGTAACAATGCTGCAGACACCAACATTTACTTGGGGAAGAAGCGACCTAATCCTAATTTTGGTAACGATGTAAGGAAAGGACTATTGATGTGGTCTGATCAAGATCACGATCTTTCCGCAAACCAATCGATCGATGATGAGCATAGAATTCAGATACAGATGGCTACACATGTCTCCACGGATTTGGATTCTTTGTCGGAGATCTACGAAAGGAAATCAGGTTTATCAGGTGATGAAGGGAATAATGGTGGGAAATTACTGGAAAGGCCATCGCCTAGGAGATCACCATTGAGTCCTATGATGAACCCTAATGGTGGATTAATACAAGGAAGAAACTCGCCATTTGGGTGA
- the APL gene encoding Homeodomain-like superfamily protein (ALTERED PHLOEM DEVELOPMENT (APL); BEST Arabidopsis thaliana protein match is: Homeodomain-like superfamily protein (TAIR:AT3G12730.1); Has 30201 Blast hits to 17322 proteins in 780 species: Archae - 12; Bacteria - 1396; Metazoa - 17338; Fungi - 3422; Plants - 5037; Viruses - 0; Other Eukaryotes - 2996 (source: NCBI BLink).), whose product MRVMGVKGLTLYHLKSHLQKFRLGKQPHKEYGDHSTKEGSRASAMDIQRNVASSSGMMSRNMNEMQMEVQRRLHEQLEVQRHLQLRIEAQGKYMQSILERACQTLAGENMAAATAAAAVGGGYKGNLGSSSLSAAVGPPPHPLSFPPFQDLNIYGNTTDQVLDHHNFHHQNIENHFTGNNAADTNIYLGKKRPNPNFGNDVRKGLLMWSDQDHDLSANQSIDDEHRIQIQMATHVSTDLDSLSEIYERKSGLSGDEGNNGGKLLERPSPRRSPLSPMMNPNGGLIQGRNSPFG is encoded by the exons ATGAGAGTTATGGGTGTGAAGGGTCTTACTCTTTACCACCTAAAGAGCCATCTTCAG AAATTCAGGCTTGGAAAGCAGCCGCACAAGGAGTACGGAGATCACTCCACAAAGGAAGGTTCAAGAG CTTCTGCCATGGATATTCAGCGCAAcgtagcttcttcttctggcaTGATGAGTCGCAACATGAATGA GATGCAAATGGAAGTGCAGAGAAGGTTGCATGAACAGCTAGAG GTGCAAAGACATCTGCAACTGAGGATTGAAGCACAAGGAAAGTACATGCAATCTATCTTGGAGAGAGCTTGCCAAACCCTAGCCGGTGAGAACATGGCAGCCGCCACCGCAGCAGCCGCCGTCGGAGGAGGATACAAGGGTAATCTGGGAAGTTCGAGTCTTTCAGCAGCGGTGGGCCCACCTCCTCATCCTCTTAGTTTCCCGCCGTTTCAAGACCTAAACATCTATGGAAACACAACCGACCAAGTCCTCGACCATCACAACTTCCATCATCAAAACATAGAGAACCATTTCACGGGTAACAATGCTGCAGACACCAACATTTACTTGGGGAAGAAGCGACCTAATCCTAATTTTGGTAACGATGTAAGGAAAGGACTATTGATGTGGTCTGATCAAGATCACGATCTTTCCGCAAACCAATCGATCGATGATGAGCATAGAATTCAGATACAGATGGCTACACATGTCTCCACGGATTTGGATTCTTTGTCGGAGATCTACGAAAGGAAATCAGGTTTATCAGGTGATGAAGGGAATAATGGTGGGAAATTACTGGAAAGGCCATCGCCTAGGAGATCACCATTGAGTCCTATGATGAACCCTAATGGTGGATTAATACAAGGAAGAAACTCGCCATTTGGGTGA